TTTCCTTTTGCTGGTCTCCACAGAAACCTTTAACCACTTCTTTTTTTTGGTTGTTCTCAACAGAAGCCGCTAACTGTCACCCTCCTGGCGTGCGCTGTGCtcctggtctcggggagaggaaGCCTTCTACCTAGTGGAGGTGAGGAGGACAATGAATGCAGTGAAATATGCACCTAATGAAACAGGAGCCATAAGGGTGTAAATTGCCAAAATGTGACGCTTTGTCCATATCATCAGATCAGTTGCTTTGATAGCGACATAtcaatatttatcatttgtagttAATGCTGTTTTTATTACCTCTTTGCAGGTGGAGGGGGTGGATTTGGtattggaggaggaggtggtggtggttcagggggaggtggaggattTGGAGGCGGTGGTGGAATAGGTGGCGGTGGAGGTAGGCCGGGAACTGGTGGAGGCGGTGGAGCTGGTGGTGGATTTGGCGGTGGAAGTGGCTCCGGAGGCCATTCAGGAAGCGGTGGACACCAAGGTGGTGGATCTGGAGGTGGATTTGGCGGTGGAAGTGGCTCCGGAGGCCACCCAGGAAGCGGTGGACACCAAGGTGGTGGATCTGGAAGTGGATTTGGCGGTGGAAGTGGCTCCGGAGGCCACCCAGGAAGCGGTGGACACCAAGGTGGTGGATCTGGAGGTGGATTTGGCGGTGGAAGTGGCTCCGGAGGCCACTCAGGAAGCGGTGGACACCAAGGTGGTGGATCTGGAGGTGGATTTGGCGGTGGAAGTGGCTCCGGAGGCCACTCAGGAAGCGGTGGACACCAAGGTGGTGGATCTGGAGGTGGATTTGGCGGTGGATTCGGCAGTGGCAGCCTTGGAAGTAAGTTGACAGTACCTGCTGTTTACACATCTATTGGTCGAAATATCATTTTGTGCAAATACATCAGATTATACTCGTATATGAGTTGAGTTTCATTTCATATTATCAGCATGTGCTGTCAAAAATTATCTTTAATTGTAGCGCTTTTCAGAGATAATGTCGTTATGTCACAAATTCTCGTATACtatacatttttatttacatTCCAGGTACTCGTGGCAAATAAGCACCAAAATCCCCGACAAATAAAGAGACAATGCCTATATATGTTGCCTGCTTAAGCCCCTGTGGCTGTGGAGGAAATGGTCAACAAGAGACAACAGTTGTCTCTTGTTGATATATAGGCAGAATTACACCTAACGTCAGTTTGTGACATTATGATGACTCCAGCATCACAGATGACGCCAGCATCACAGGTGACGCCAACATCACAAGTGACCCCGCATCACAGATGACGCCAACTTCACAGCTAAAGCCACCATCAGAGTAAAAAAAAACCTTGAACTACACCTGCTGTAACAAGAAAATTAAGACGTCTGCATCACAATAAAAGGAACGTCCACCTGTACCGCAGTAATACAATTTTAtgaaatttaatatatatttaaacaaCAATATATTCTCTATCAGTTTTAACTTTTCTCGAATCATAAACAGTAAACACAGCATAttacttctgtttattattaatctTAGAACTATACGGCAGATTCTCAGGAATGCTGTGAATCGCCCGTATGTAAGGGAACAGGAAACCTGTTCTTTGAAGGGAAAAATGGGATCCTAAGTTATGAGGTTGAATTGGGGACCTgctaaacgagagagagaacttcTAACCTGCCTTAATGAAGGGGAATGTCGAAGTGCTATATGAAGGTGACTGGTAGATTGCATTGTGATTAGCACAGTAACTTTACTAATGAAAGGGATCTGTAACCAGCCACATGAAAAGAATAATCTGCCTAATTGATAGAAGATAGAACATGCTTTTTAGTTACTAATCAAAACCAGCTGCAAGGAAATAGATTGGGATTTACGAAGGATACAGGTAAAATGAATTGATAAGCGGTTCATTTGACAAAAACATGAGAAGGGAACCTGTCTTAATAAGGGATCTGGTATCCTGTCTTAATAAGGGATCTGGTATCCTGTCTTAATAAGGGATCTGGTATCCTGTCTTAATAAGGGATCTGGTATCCTGTCTTTTGAAGTGAAATTTTGAACAGGTAATGACTGGGACCCGCCCTATGAAGGGACTGGAAAACCTGGGTTATAAACAGAAGTGGTATTTTAAATTTACCCTTTAAATTGCCTTATGAAAGGGGCTGAAAAACTGAATTTTAATGGGGGCAAGGAACCTGCATTTTACAAGGGGTTAAGAACTTGCCTTTTGAAAAGAATGAATGGTAGTTCTTACCTGCCTTATGAAGGGGACTGGTAACCTGCCTTATGAAGGGGACTGGTAACCTGCCTTATGAATGGGACTGGTAACCTGCCTTATGAAGGGGACTGGTAACCTGCCTTATGAAGGGGACTGGTAACCTGCCTTATGAAGGGGACTGGTAACCTGCCTTATGAAGGGGACTGGTAACCTGCCTCaggcctgaaagctgcagtattaaaatctatgacaacttttgtaataataggtatttgtttggTCATCACAGTAactggaccaggcaatgtgatgtagtcattgcatgAACTCGTCTTGGCTATAAGCACatttggcaggttagtgaggctgaaccactaccagaatattcagaatgTTAACTCTGTGACAaatctttaatgcattcactagaacactatattgttgaatgtgaaaccgtaaaagattttagacctcttggggccagattcacgaaagcacttacgcaaacacttacgaacctgtacatcttttgtcaatctttggcggctttgtttccaattattaaacagttaatgagctccgaagcaccaggaggctgtttataacaataacaacagttgaatgggaagttttcatgcttgtaaacggattaataaatgtaaccaaagccgtcaaagattgaggaaaggtgtacacgttcgtaagtgcttgcgtaagtgctttcgtgaatctagcccctggcctcttgtaccaccaactatgTAACTATTTAattgaatctggtgtactggacgacatcctaacaatttatccaaaatttgcttatccattttaaagaatgaagaataattttatttatattatttttaagctgcatcacttacgaACCCATCCTtgctcttgtgtggcagtgcacaaaagaaagttgtatttacatattcgtacattaaaacattgtttgtaaccatgatatatgtgtgcttcagcctacagtttagacctattgccttgtgtatgatcctctgtcctgtgtgacagtgaatagagTGACATTACCCTCACTCTAATAAAACCTAATTTAATtcttcagattaggcaaaattgtaaataaattttgtcaataacgatgttaataataataataatacacaaacTAAATTTCTTTACAAATCAATAGTTACCAAGGAAATGTCAAATTTTCATCACGATTTGAATGTCGTTGCTGATCACAATTTTCGTAAGGTTAAAAATTTACATTTATATAATATAAGTCACATATATATACCTCATGTTAATCCTCAAACGTCATATGACGTAAGCCATCGTGTAAGGGCTAAGAGGGTCTGAGAGGAAGACAGAACCACCCCTCGTTTTATAATGAGTTTGCCAAACGGGTTTAGGAAATCTTTAAATATCTTGACAATTTAATACCATTAACCCCTAGAAGAACATTCATCCCTATAAAAGCggaacacataaaggaaaagaccaGAACGAATGGTCATGTAATGGAAAGAGTAAGGACAAAGGGGCATTGAAGGATAAGGGTCAGGATGGGACACACAAGGGCAACAGTCAGagcgaggacacacacacaagggcaacAGTCAGagcgaggacacacacacaagggcaacAGTCAGagcgaggacacacacacaagggcaacAGTCAGagcgaggacacacacacaagggcaacAGTCAGagcgaggacacacacacaagggcaacAGTCAGagcgaggacacacacacaagggtaacAGTCAGaccgaggacacacacacaagggtaacAGTCagagtgaggacacacacacaagggtaacAGTCagagccaggacacacacacaagggtaacAGTCAGagcgaggacacacacacaagggcaacAGTCAGagcgaggacacacacacaagggtaacAGTCAGaccgaggacacacacacaagggcaacAGTCagagccaggacacacacacacacgggcaacAGTCAgagagaggacacacacacacaagggtaacAGTCAGagcgaggacacacacacaagggcaacAGTCAGagcgaggacacacacacaagggcaacAGTCAGagcgaggacacacacacaagggcaacAGTCAGagcgaggacacacacacaagggcaacAGTCAGAGCCAGGACACACACATGGGCAACAGTCAGagcgaggacacacacacaagagcaacagtcagagcgaggacacacacacacaaaggcaacAGTCAGagcgaggacacacacacaaaggcaacAGTCAGagcgaggacacacacacaaaggcaacAGTCAGagcgaggacacacacacaagagcaacagtcagagcgaggacacacacacaagggtaacAGTTagagccaggacacacacacaagggtaacAGTCagagccaggacacacacacaagggcaacAGTCagagccaggacacacacacacaagagcaacagtcagagcgaggacacacacacaagggcaacAGTCAGAGCCAGGACACACACAAGGGTAACAGTCagagccaggacacacacacaagggcaacAGTCAGAGCCAGGACACACACAAGGGTAACAGTCagagccaggacacacacacaagagcaacagtcagagccaggacacacacacaagggcaacAGTCAGAGCCAGGACACACACAAGGGCAACAGTCAgagagaggacacacacacaagggcaacAGTCAGagcgaggacacacacacaagggtaacAGTCagagccaggacacacacacaagggtaacAGTCAGagcgaggacacacacacacaagggcaacAGTCAGagcgaggacacacacacaagagcaacagtcagagcgaggacacacacacacaagggcaacAGTCAgagagaggacacacacacaagggcaacAGTCAGagcgaggacacacacacaagggtaacAGTCagagccaggacacacacacaagggtaacAGTCagagccaggacacacacacaagggtaacAGTCagagccaggacacacacacacaagggcaacAGTCagagccaggacacacacacacaagggcaacAGTCAGagcgaggacacacacacaagggtaacAGTCagagccaggacacacacacaagggcaacAGTCAGagcgaggacacacacacaagggcaacAGTCAGagcgaggacacacacacaagagcaacagtcagagccaggacacacacacaagggcaacAGTCAGagcgaggacacacacacaaggggagaaCGAAGAACGTGAGAACTCCTGCactttttttatattttgtataCAGGTTTGTGTGAAGAACAGGCGACGTCTACCTCACCTCACTAGTTTTATCTCAGTGCTACCTGC
This genomic window from Procambarus clarkii isolate CNS0578487 chromosome 26, FALCON_Pclarkii_2.0, whole genome shotgun sequence contains:
- the LOC123756635 gene encoding uncharacterized protein, translated to MAYSIVEAVNSGKVCNVVYLDFSTAINTVSHERLIKKIEAHGIGGAILRWIRAWLYQRKQRKPLTVTLLACAVLLVSGRGSLLPSGGGGGGFGIGGGGGGGSGGGGGFGGGGGIGGGGGRPGTGGGGGAGGGFGGGSGSGGHSGSGGHQGGGSGGGFGGGSGSGGHPGSGGHQGGGSGSGFGGGSGSGGHPGSGGHQGGGSGGGFGGGSGSGGHSGSGGHQGGGSGGGFGGGSGSGGHSGSGGHQGGGSGGGFGGGFGSGSLGSTRGK